Part of the Geobacter pickeringii genome, CGCCGGATCATCAACAAGGGGATCACCGAGGAGGACCTGCTCCGCAACGCCTTCGAGGCTTACTCCAACGGCTGGCGACTCATCAAGCTCTACTTCATGATCGGCCTCCCCGGCGAGATCGAAGAGGACCTCCACGGCATCGTGGAACTCGGGAGAAAGGTGAAGCTCGAAGGGAAGCGGGCCGGGAGCGGCGGCGAGGTGAACGTCTCGGTCTCCACCTTCGTCCCCAAGGCCCACACCCCCTTCCAGTGGGAGCCTCAGATCGGCCACGACGAGATCCTCGCCCGCCAGGCGCTTCTGCGCACGGAGCTGCGGGCGAAGCGGCTCGTCTTCAAGTGGCACGCCCCCCCCCTCTCGTTCATGGAGGGGGTCTTCGCCCGGGGAGACCGGCGCCTCGGCGCCGCCCTGATCCGGGCGTGGGAGCTCGGCTGCCGCTTCGACGGCTGGGGCGACCGCTTCAACGCGGCGGCGTGGCGCGACGCCTTCGAGGGCGTCGGCATCGACCCCTGCTTCTACCACCGCCGGCGGGAGCGGGACGAGGTCCTCCCCTGGGATCATCTCGACTTCGGCGTCACCAGGGAATTCCTCCTGGGAGAACTGGGCCGGTCGGGCCTCGGCGCCCCGACGGAGGACTGCCGTTTCGGCCGCTGCACCGGCTGCGGGGTCTGCGATTTCGACCGGATCGCGATGCGGCTCGCGGCGGAGGGGGGACCGGGCGCCCGGACGCCCCGGATCGCGGCACAGCCGGCGGACGACGGGAAGGTGACCATCCGCTGCCGCTACACCAAGACCGGACCGCTCCGCTACCTGAGCCACCTGGAGATGATCGGCCTCTTCACCCGGGCCGTGGGGCGCGGCCGGATCCCGATCCGGTACTCCCGGGGGTTCCACCCCCACCCCAAATTCTCGTTTGCCACCGCCCTTTCGGTCGGTGTAGAATCGTGGGCCGAATATCTGGACCTGGAGGTCGCCCCGGACTTCACCCCCGAGGAGCTCACGGAGCGGCTCAACGCCACTCTCCCCGACGGGATGCGGATCACGGAAGCGCGGGTGGTCCCTCCCGGCACGCCGTCCCTCTCGGTCCTCATGGACAAGGTCCGCTACCGGGTCATCCTCCCGGCGGAGGCTACGACCGGCCTCGCCGACCGGGCAGCCGCCTTCCTCGCCCTCGAAAGCTTCCCCTTCCGCAAGGAAAAGAAGGGAAAAAAGCCGGCCGAGTACGACCTGCGCCACGAACTGGCAGGGCTCACGGTCTCCGGCACCGCCCTGGAACTGGTCATCGGCCGGGGGAAACCGCTGGAGTTCACCGCCGCCGTCACCGGCCTCCCCCCCGAGGCCCTGGCCGGCGCCCGGATCGAAAAGCTCGACGTCATATTCAGAGACACGCCGTTACCATTACCCATACAGATACAGGATACGACCAATGGCCAATGAACTCGTCATCAACACCTCCTCCCACGAGACCCGCATTGCCCTCATCGAGAACGGCACCATCGCCGAGCTCTACATCGAGCGGAGCCGGGTCCGGGGAATCGTCGGCAACATCTACAAGGGGAAGGTCGTCCGCGTCCTTCCCGGCATGCAGGCGGCCTTCGTCGACATCGGCCTGGAGAAGGCGGCTTTCCTCTACGTCGCCGACGTCTTCGATGCCATGGAGGAGTTCGAGACCTTCATGGACGGCAACGGCAAGGGAGAGGGGGAGAGCGAGCAGGTGATCCAGCCGCTCCACCCCATCGAGGAGCTGCTCCAGGAGGGGCAGGAGATCCTCGTCCAGGTCTCCAAGGAGCCGATCGGCACCAAGGGGGCCCGGATCACCTCCCACATCTCGCTCCCCGGCCGGCATCTGGTCTACATGCCGACCGTGGACCACGTGGGGATCTCCCGACGGATTGAGGAAGAGGAAGAGCGGGAGCGGCTCAAGGAGATCGTGGAGCGGGTGAAGCCCGCCGCCGGCGGCTTCATCGTCCGGACCGCCGCCGAGGGGAAGAGCGAGGAGGACCTCGTCGCCGACATGCACTACCTGACGAAGCTCTGGGAGGAGATCGTCAAGCGCAACGAGCGGGGGCACGCCCCGAGCCTAATCCACGCCGACCTCGACGTGACCCAGAAGGTAATCCGCGACATCCTCACCGAGAACGTGAACAAGATCGTCG contains:
- a CDS encoding TIGR03960 family B12-binding radical SAM protein; amino-acid sequence: MSHNSLLAIEKPARYMGNEVGSRPKEGAEIRFALAFPDVYEVGMSHLGLQILYAVLNDLPWVAAERAYTPWADREEQLRSTGIPLATLESGTPLARTDILGFTLQYELSYTNILTMLDLAGIPFLAAERENGYPLVIGGGPCACNPEPLADIFDAFLLGDGEEAVVEIAAACRDWKKSGGPKRELLERLARIDGVYVPSFFTVEYHDDGRIRAITPLREGYGPVRRRFVADLNEATYPTAPVVPFLKTVHDRVSIEIGRGCTRGCRFCQAGYLYRPVRERSPEKILELVEETLRGTGYDEISLLSLSTGDYGCLTPLLKELMVRYAEEKVAVSLPSLRVGSLNQELVEEIRKVRKTGFTLAPEAGSERLRRIINKGITEEDLLRNAFEAYSNGWRLIKLYFMIGLPGEIEEDLHGIVELGRKVKLEGKRAGSGGEVNVSVSTFVPKAHTPFQWEPQIGHDEILARQALLRTELRAKRLVFKWHAPPLSFMEGVFARGDRRLGAALIRAWELGCRFDGWGDRFNAAAWRDAFEGVGIDPCFYHRRRERDEVLPWDHLDFGVTREFLLGELGRSGLGAPTEDCRFGRCTGCGVCDFDRIAMRLAAEGGPGARTPRIAAQPADDGKVTIRCRYTKTGPLRYLSHLEMIGLFTRAVGRGRIPIRYSRGFHPHPKFSFATALSVGVESWAEYLDLEVAPDFTPEELTERLNATLPDGMRITEARVVPPGTPSLSVLMDKVRYRVILPAEATTGLADRAAAFLALESFPFRKEKKGKKPAEYDLRHELAGLTVSGTALELVIGRGKPLEFTAAVTGLPPEALAGARIEKLDVIFRDTPLPLPIQIQDTTNGQ